The following proteins are co-located in the Silene latifolia isolate original U9 population chromosome 1, ASM4854445v1, whole genome shotgun sequence genome:
- the LOC141656800 gene encoding uncharacterized protein LOC141656800, producing METASTGKKSALSGTKCRLGLEMSLGLIRVTRFIYWMVARNALLVNHRLFELGIYSDDLCLLCGMHNETHTHLFQECQYSKMITAGTVALVKLQIPSSNTLVWIQTRMWSSTKKDVVFCAFMNAHYSIWMQRNRSRVYNQIL from the exons ATGGAAACTG CTAGTACTGGAAAAAAGTCTGCACTGTCAGGGACAAAATGCAGATTGGGTTTAGAGATGAGCCTTGGATTGATAAGGGTTACAAG GTTTATTTACTGGATGGTTGCCAGGAATGCCTTACTGGTTAACCATAGATTATTTGAACTTGGTATCTACTCGGATGATCTGTGTCTGTTGTGTGGCATGCATAATGAGACTCACACTCACCTGTTCCAGGAATGCCAGTACAGCAAGATGATCACTGCAGGGACTGTTGCACTTGTTAAGCTGCAGATCCCATCCTCAAATACTTTGGTATGGATTCAGACGAGGATGTGGTCTAGTACTAAAAAAGACGTGGTTTTCTGTGCCTTTATGAATGCTCATTATAGCATATGGATGCAAAGAAATAGGTCTAGAGTTTATAACCAGATTCTTTGA